Sequence from the Fulvivirga ligni genome:
CAATCAGATTTCAGTCCATTCTTTTATGGAAAGGGGCTTGTGTTTTGCTCAAATAGAAGTGAAGATGTGGGGGTGAGAAAAGTATCAGGTTATGACAAAACCCCGATTGTAGAATGGTACATTATTCCAGATACCAGCGCATTGCATAATGATATATCTTCAGGCCTTCAGAGCGCACAGTATACTGTAGAAACGAAGAATGCTAAAAACGCCAATTTTACCAAAGCCAGCAGTGTGGAAGCAGACGTTATAGCTACCTACGGTTCTACTTTTATGCATGATAGCGTACGTTACAATATTCGCCCGTCGGCGAAGGTCAAAAAATTCGTGTCCCCTTCTAAAGGTATGCACATAGGACCCGCTTGCTATTCAGATGATCTGGAAAGACTCATATTCACCGCAAATGAGAGAGGAGAGAAGATCAAGAGGCTTCACTTGTTTTCGGCCAAAGTTAAAAACCATACATTGTCTGATGTTCAGGAGTTACCATTTAATAATCCAAACTATTCTGTCGGACACCCATCATTTACTCCTGACAGCAAGCGGTTATATTTTGCTTCTGATATGCCTGGTGGCATGGGTGGAGCGGATATTTATTATTCAGATTATACTAATGGTGCCTGGTCAGATCCTGTAAATGTTACAGAGATTAATACTGCCGGTGATGAGCTCTTCCCTTATGTAAGAGGAAATGGAGACCTTTATTTTTCATCAGACGGTCACCCCGGTCTTGGAGGTTTGGATGTATTCATGGCTAATTTTACTAATGACAAGATCACCGAATTCAAGAATGTAGGTGCTCCTATAAACTCCGAAAAGGATGACTTCGGTATCATCTATCTGAGTTCTACGCATGGATACTTCAGTTCAAACAGAAAAAGAGGACTATCAGATGATGATCTTTATTATTTTAAGAAACAATGTTTTCCTATAGAGCTTACCGTGTACAATGGTGAAAATAACCGAGTACTGGAAGACGCTTCAGTGAAGATCAATGATATTGAAACTCACAGGACTAATTATAACGGTAAGTTAGAGCTCTGTGTAGATGATGGTAATAATAGTTTTGTAGTAAGCAAAGAAGGGTTTGAGTTTCAGAATATTACCAGCAATGATTCTTATGTAAGCGTCATGCTAAAACCATTGGTGTTCAATGTTAGTGGCAATGTACTTAGCGATGCTACGCGACAAAATATGACAGGTGTGCAGGTGCAGCTCATAGAAAGTAACGGAAATGTGCTCAGAGAAGAGTTTACCACTGCGGAAGATGGTAAATACAATTTCTCCTTAGAGCCTCAGAAAGACTATGAAATAGTGGCCACTAAAAAAGATTGTGGCATAAACTCTATTAGAATTAGCACTAAAGGAGTGCATAAATCAACCAATTATAAGGAAGATTTAATTATGCTTTGTACTGGCGATGTGGTGCAGGTAAATAATATCTATTACGAATTGAATAAAGCGGAAATTACAGAGCAAGCAGCAGAAGAGCTGGATAAATTAGCAGACCTCATGTATAAGTATCCAGATATGAGAATAGAACTGAGAGCTCATACTGACAGCCGTGCAGACTCAGATTTTAATCTAAGACTATCTGCAATGAGGGCACAGGCAGTGGTGGACTACCTCACCGGAAAAGGTATTGTTCCCTACAGAATGAGAGCTTCCGGATATGGAGAATCCCAGCTGCTTAATGACTGTGGTGATAATGAAGATTGCTCAGAATTTGAACATCAACAAAATAGAAGAACCGAGTTTAAAGTGTTATCAATCAATCAGGGCATATTAGATGTAGACGGAAATCAAAACTTCCACATCGGTAAGTCCACTAATTAACATTTACGATGCTTGATAGTAGATGAATAGTAGTTTAAGTTAGATAACTGATTTTTTGCTGAAGAATAAGATCCCGGGCTTTTTGGCCGCGGGATTTTTTATGCCGTCCGATATCGGAATTGTGAATGTTCGAAAAGGAACGTCTATATCTCTCAGTTGCCTTATTTTGATGATTACTGAGATGGCATCTGCTTTGTAAACAGTTGATTACCTTTACAAAACAGAATGGATATGATCAAAAATTACCTGACCTCCGCACTTAGATATTTTCTTCGACATAAATTCTTTACCGTTATTAACATACTTGGCCTGGCTGTTGGCTTTGCCAGTGCTTTGCTGCTATCTATTTTCGTATGGCAGGAGACTAGCTATGATAAGTTTCACGAAAATAAGGAGCGAATAGCTCGCGTAGTGATGGAGTATTCATTCTCGGGAGAGAAAAGCAAGCATGCTGTAAATGGATCCATAGTAGGTCCCACTTTTTCCAGAGAATTTCCTGAAGTAAAAGCAGCTGTTAGGTTTGATGTATATCCGCGAACAGTTAAGTACAAGGACAAACTGTATGAGGAAACTAAATTTCTCCATGCAGATTCTACCTTTTTTGAGGCATTCTCTTTCGATCTGATTTCGGGTAATGAAAAAACTGCACTCGCTAGCCCTAATAAGGTGGTGCTCACACCTGAGTCTGCTAACAAATATTTCGGAACCACAGATGTGCTGGGCGAAACTATAAAGGTAGGAACCAAAGATTATGAAATCACTGGTGTTATTAAGCCAGCGCCAGCTACATCTCAAATAAAATATGATTTCATAGGCTCCTTTTCGTCATTATGGGCTTACCAAAACGAACAATGGAGCTCTGCTAATTATCCTACCTATCTATTGCTCAACCAGGCTGGGGACTTCGCAACCCTTCAACAAAAGATAGATGACTACATGCTGAGCAAGAGACAGGAAATGCGAATGGATGCTGAAAATCATTTGGGCTTTATATTAGAGCCGCTCATTGACGTGCATTTAAAGTCTGAAGTATCCGGTTTAGAGCCAAATGTAAATATCACGTATATCTACCTTTTCAGCGTAGTGGCTTTCCTTATCCTTTTAGTGGCCTGTGTCAACTATGTGAATCTGGCTACAGCCCGATCTGTTGAAAGAGGCACTGAAGTAGGCGTGAGGAAGGTGCTTGGAGCTAGTAAAGGGCAGTTGTTTGTTCAATATATCAATGAATCAGTACTCAGCGTATTTTCTGCCGCTGTGTTAGGTATAGCTTTAACCACGGCTGTTTTACCTTTCTTTAACCAAACGCTTAATAAAACCTATTCAATTGGGCTGATCATGGAGCCACAGGTGATAGCTGTTATCTTAGCTGTATTGGTGGTAGTGGCAATTTTAGCTGGAGTATACCCGGCATTTGTATTATCTAGGTTTGCCCCGGCTAAAACCCTGAAGGGAGCGGTAAAAAGTTCTAAAGGCGGTGTGGTTTTAAGACGTTCATTGATTGTTTTTCAATTCATTGTATCAGCCATGCTTATTA
This genomic interval carries:
- a CDS encoding OmpA family protein yields the protein MKNSIRITCTVILAMLAFETVWAQSVAKKIANRKFEQKGYAEAASLYEDIIKSHPDDQESLLKLAECYRATNNSAKALSLYAKLANVENPEPGNVWYYASMLAESGDYESAKEWYSKYSDLVPEDTRGRKFARAYASMNEFYKDSTKYSVRYLHGVNSWQSDFSPFFYGKGLVFCSNRSEDVGVRKVSGYDKTPIVEWYIIPDTSALHNDISSGLQSAQYTVETKNAKNANFTKASSVEADVIATYGSTFMHDSVRYNIRPSAKVKKFVSPSKGMHIGPACYSDDLERLIFTANERGEKIKRLHLFSAKVKNHTLSDVQELPFNNPNYSVGHPSFTPDSKRLYFASDMPGGMGGADIYYSDYTNGAWSDPVNVTEINTAGDELFPYVRGNGDLYFSSDGHPGLGGLDVFMANFTNDKITEFKNVGAPINSEKDDFGIIYLSSTHGYFSSNRKRGLSDDDLYYFKKQCFPIELTVYNGENNRVLEDASVKINDIETHRTNYNGKLELCVDDGNNSFVVSKEGFEFQNITSNDSYVSVMLKPLVFNVSGNVLSDATRQNMTGVQVQLIESNGNVLREEFTTAEDGKYNFSLEPQKDYEIVATKKDCGINSIRISTKGVHKSTNYKEDLIMLCTGDVVQVNNIYYELNKAEITEQAAEELDKLADLMYKYPDMRIELRAHTDSRADSDFNLRLSAMRAQAVVDYLTGKGIVPYRMRASGYGESQLLNDCGDNEDCSEFEHQQNRRTEFKVLSINQGILDVDGNQNFHIGKSTN
- a CDS encoding ABC transporter permease yields the protein MIKNYLTSALRYFLRHKFFTVINILGLAVGFASALLLSIFVWQETSYDKFHENKERIARVVMEYSFSGEKSKHAVNGSIVGPTFSREFPEVKAAVRFDVYPRTVKYKDKLYEETKFLHADSTFFEAFSFDLISGNEKTALASPNKVVLTPESANKYFGTTDVLGETIKVGTKDYEITGVIKPAPATSQIKYDFIGSFSSLWAYQNEQWSSANYPTYLLLNQAGDFATLQQKIDDYMLSKRQEMRMDAENHLGFILEPLIDVHLKSEVSGLEPNVNITYIYLFSVVAFLILLVACVNYVNLATARSVERGTEVGVRKVLGASKGQLFVQYINESVLSVFSAAVLGIALTTAVLPFFNQTLNKTYSIGLIMEPQVIAVILAVLVVVAILAGVYPAFVLSRFAPAKTLKGAVKSSKGGVVLRRSLIVFQFIVSAMLIISSLGIYKQLNYIKTTDLGYQRDHVIALSISGKDSRKFQTLKSQLIQFPQIESMTMAYETPTEIGWGDGIETSDGNSLMITANPVEYNYLKTLNIKLLAGRDFDERDQKQAFAPNSDSLQALHMNVIFNEEAVKQLGWTAEEAVGQVINYKSENTEIIGVMDDFHFAALHEKVGPLALFVDDIYGQVMIRINGDDVSGALANIGNVWSQVYPDLPYSPIFLNDEYNGLYETEQQLGKLFVFFTSLAIFLGCIGLLGLSALMISHRIKEIGIRKVLGASLSSIVTLLSADFAKLILVAVVIAAPLSWYIMSRWLQGFAYHIDMPWEVFIISGVVLVAVSLLTISTQTIGAAMRNPSDVIRND